Genomic DNA from Amycolatopsis alba DSM 44262:
GTCCTGGTCGACGAGGGTCACCAGCGCGGTGTTGGTGTAGACGGTGTCGGCCCATTCCTGGCGTGTGCGCGGGTCGTCGGCGGAGAAGGTGATCATCCGGCCGTCGCGGTGACGGTAGAAGCGGGGGACGAACAGGTGCCGGGGTACGTTCTCGACCGCGGCCCGCCACTGTGGCGAGCTCAGCTTCCCCGCGGCGACGAGGCCGGCGGCGAGCGCTGTGCTGCGGTCCCGCCAGTCCGGGATGCTGCCCAGGCCGATGCCGGTGGTCGAGGTCGTCATGGCGTGCCTTTCGCGAGCAGGGTGGCCATCGCCTCGGTGATGGGGGCGCCGGTCGCGGCCTCGAGCCAGCCCATTTGCGGTCCGGTGTTCGCTTCCAGCATGACCCATTCACCGTCGGGGGTCACGACGAAGTCGAACGCGGCGTAGGCCAGACCGGTCTTCTCCATGTAGCGGGCGACGGCCTGCGCGAGGTCGGGTGACAGATCGAGGAGTTTGTAGCTGAGGTTGTCCGGGTCGCTGCGGTAGTCGACGTAGGCGGCTTCGCTGTGGGCATGGATGGCGATGGGGAACATGTCCTCGCCGATCACGGTCAGCCGGACCTCGAACGCCTTCGGGACGAACGGCTGCAGCGTGGCCGCGGTGCGGGTGACGCCGCCGAGGGTGGCGAGGTCGCTGCCGGTCAGGCGCCGGGTGCCCCCGGTGGTGGCCTGCCCGTCACGCCGGATTCCGGTGGGCCCCAGGGCTTTGGTGATCGTGTCACCGCGGGCGGTGCTGATGAAGCGGTCAGCGGCGTCAGGGTCGTTCGTGATGACGGTGTCCGCGACGGTGAGGCCGCACCCGGCGGCGACTTTCCATTGGTAGGGCTTGAACATGGCGTCCGCGCAGCGATTCGGGTGGTTGGCCCACAGCACGTAGAGTGCGGCCAGCACACCACCGAATCCCAGTTTCGCCTCACGGTGGCAGAAGTCCTGCACATCGGCGGGAAGTGCGCTGTCTACCTGGTAGGGGCTGGGGTTGCGGTTCCAGATCGACCTGATGTCTGCGAGGTCGACCTCGTGATGAGCGTTCCACAGCCGACCAGTCCAGGTGCCGTTCCGCAGACGCGCGTCGAGGCGAAGCTGTGCGGGAAACGCGGCCAGGTCGGTGCGGAAGACGGGGACGTGTCGCGCGGCGAGCGCGGCGATCACCGCGTCAGCTGTCGGGTCGAAGTCCCGGGCCAGCACCAGAACGGTCACTACTTGTTCTCTTCCCAGTCCCAGGTTTCGTTGTCGCCGCCGTCGCCGTCGGTGTGTGTCCCTTCGAGACTGGTTTACTCCCTGTCCATGTTGGGCGTCAGCGGCCGGCCCATGGTGTCGACCGCGACCTGCAGGACCGGGTCGTAGGAGTGGACGGGGAGCTCCCGCCGCGGCGCCGGGCGCAGGGCGCGGAGCGCCAGTGGCTGTTCTGCGCCGTCCGGCAGTGTCGTCGTGGTGGCACCGGATGACTCCGGAGACCTGGTGCTCCGGCGTATCTCAACGGTCGCCAGCGGTCCCGCCAACGAGGTGTCGTCGACGGGAATGGGCTCGGGGGCCATGCGTGGTCCTTCCTTTCGGTATCTACCGACGGTAGGCGCCCTACTTCTGTCCGTACAAGCCCGCGGTAAGTGGCGGATTCCGGACCGGTGGTCTTGGTCAGCGCGGGCGGGCCTGGTCAGCGCGTGGCGGTGCGGGATCGGGTTGCGGCCCATCTCCTCGCGGCGGCTTGCAGTTTCGTCGCGATGGCGACGGGGTCGTGCCACCAGTCACCCGGTGGTGCCTCGATGTAGGCGATCACCGGTTTGCGCCCGAGCAGCATCGGGATGTGGGGAACGGGTCGTCGATGACCCAGCACCGCTGGCGCGCGTTGGCGACCCGGCCTTTCTGGATCGCGATCCACTGATCGCCGGGGGTCCAGGTGAAGGTGTGGTCGTAGAGAAAGACCGCGGTCCGGACCTGGGCGTCATAGGGATGGGTCAGGTCGGGCGGAAGATCATCGGTGGGCTGCGTTCCTCCGGCTGCGTGTCCCTCCTGCGATACGACCGGGGACGCCGATGGGACGGCGGCACGGGTCATGGTCGGCACCTCCGTTCGCCTGCCCCGCAGGAGCCGCCTCTCGGAAGCCTCGCGGGGGAGGGCCGCTGCTCGCGCACGAACTCTGTCGTCGAGCCCGTTCCGGCCCGCGCCACGGCGGGGCCGCCGGGACCGGGGCGGACAACGGGACGAGCGCGTCGCCGGTGGCGGTTCCGCCTGGGGCGGATTCAGGGCGGCCAGGTCGATCGCGGTGCCCGGCTCGGTGCACGTGAATGACGAAGTCAGCACGTAGCGTCACCTCCCGTTTCCGAAAGGCGACGCTACTGATACTTTTTGTGAGGGTCTAGTACAAAAAGTGCGTTCACTCTATAGGGCTAGTTGCGAGGCGGGTCTTGAGCTCGGTGAAGGCCTCGTCGTCGTTCGCGGCCGTGGTCTCGCCGAGGTCGCTCAGAAGGGTCCGGACGGCCGGGTGGGTGCGGACCTGTTGCGGTGCCAGGTCATCCGCGGCGGTCAGCGCGGCGACGACTCCCGCGAGATTGCGGCGCTGGGCGTGCG
This window encodes:
- a CDS encoding MvdC/MvdD family ATP grasp protein, with the protein product MTVLVLARDFDPTADAVIAALAARHVPVFRTDLAAFPAQLRLDARLRNGTWTGRLWNAHHEVDLADIRSIWNRNPSPYQVDSALPADVQDFCHREAKLGFGGVLAALYVLWANHPNRCADAMFKPYQWKVAAGCGLTVADTVITNDPDAADRFISTARGDTITKALGPTGIRRDGQATTGGTRRLTGSDLATLGGVTRTAATLQPFVPKAFEVRLTVIGEDMFPIAIHAHSEAAYVDYRSDPDNLSYKLLDLSPDLAQAVARYMEKTGLAYAAFDFVVTPDGEWVMLEANTGPQMGWLEAATGAPITEAMATLLAKGTP